A single region of the Candidatus Protochlamydia amoebophila UWE25 genome encodes:
- a CDS encoding IS630 transposase-related protein: protein MAYSKVLRQKALNYLETGHSAKEVRQVFGIALRTVFNWLKRQRNGCLEDKPRKRHPIKIDNDQLKSYIKKYPDSYLKEIAKEFNVDPSSIFYACKRLKITLKKGLILQRKRLEKT, encoded by the coding sequence ATGGCATATTCCAAAGTTTTAAGGCAAAAAGCACTCAACTATTTAGAAACTGGACATTCTGCAAAAGAAGTCAGACAAGTTTTCGGTATAGCGTTAAGAACAGTGTTTAACTGGCTGAAACGCCAAAGAAATGGATGTTTAGAAGATAAACCAAGAAAAAGACACCCCATTAAAATTGATAATGACCAACTAAAGAGCTATATTAAAAAATATCCTGATAGTTATTTGAAAGAGATAGCGAAAGAATTTAATGTAGATCCTTCCTCTATATTCTATGCTTGTAAAAGGCTTAAAATCACTTTAAAAAAAGGCCTTATTTTACAAAGAAAGAGATTAGAAAAAACGTGA
- the nqrE gene encoding NADH:ubiquinone reductase (Na(+)-transporting) subunit E has protein sequence MWMGPYSVLNLFGLLLQAVFIENFLLVNFLGMCTYLACSNKLKTANGLGIAVVFVLTVSGVLNWFVHRFVTGPGALTWLSAFGIDSSQVNLGFLEFLLFISVIAGFTQILEIIIEKVSPALYMSLGLYLPLIAVNCAILGACLFAVTRDYPFFPNLIYVFGSAVGWWLAIALIAAIREKIAISNVVPELKGMGITFIMSGLMSMAFMGFTGIKLADPSPPEATSEQPLKELALSDDSSSQETLTLSK, from the coding sequence ATGTGGATGGGACCCTACAGCGTGCTAAACCTTTTTGGTTTGTTATTACAAGCTGTATTTATTGAGAACTTTTTACTTGTCAATTTCTTAGGAATGTGTACCTATTTAGCCTGTTCTAATAAGCTAAAAACAGCTAATGGATTGGGTATCGCTGTTGTTTTTGTATTGACAGTTTCTGGAGTTTTAAATTGGTTTGTGCATCGTTTTGTGACAGGCCCGGGAGCTTTAACCTGGCTAAGTGCATTCGGAATAGATAGTTCTCAAGTCAATCTCGGTTTTTTGGAGTTTCTACTATTTATCTCTGTGATTGCAGGTTTTACACAAATCCTCGAAATCATCATTGAAAAAGTCTCTCCCGCCCTTTATATGTCGCTTGGACTCTATCTTCCTCTCATTGCAGTCAATTGTGCGATTTTAGGAGCTTGCTTATTTGCAGTGACTCGAGATTATCCTTTTTTCCCTAACCTTATTTACGTCTTTGGTTCAGCTGTAGGCTGGTGGCTTGCCATTGCTTTGATTGCAGCTATTCGAGAAAAAATAGCGATATCTAATGTGGTTCCCGAATTAAAAGGAATGGGGATTACTTTTATCATGTCAGGATTAATGTCTATGGCATTTATGGGGTTTACTGGTATCAAGCTTGCTGATCCTTCGCCACCAGAAGCTACTTCTGAACAACCTTTAAAAGAATTGGCGTTATCGGATGATTCTTCCTCTCAGGAAACATTGACGTTAAGCAAATAA
- a CDS encoding NADH:ubiquinone reductase (Na(+)-transporting) subunit D produces MSQPEPPVSSYFTSQIWSSNQVLVAVLGICSALAITNRLSVAITMGLSVSFVTAFSSLFVSLLRKITPDSVRMIVQLAIISVFVIIIDQFLQAYFFGISKVLSVFVGLIITNCIVMGRTEGMAKNVGPLAAFLDGLGAGTGYAIVLFIIAFIRELFGFGQLFGYQVIPQSWYATAANPDGYENFVLMVSPPAAFFLIGGLIYVSKKMQGNA; encoded by the coding sequence ATGAGCCAGCCCGAACCTCCAGTTTCGAGTTATTTTACCTCGCAAATTTGGTCTAGTAACCAAGTTTTAGTAGCTGTTTTGGGAATTTGTTCTGCCTTAGCGATTACCAATCGATTAAGTGTTGCCATTACGATGGGGCTTTCAGTATCATTTGTCACAGCTTTTTCCTCTCTTTTTGTTTCCTTACTGAGAAAAATTACTCCAGACAGTGTTCGCATGATCGTTCAATTAGCAATTATTTCCGTTTTTGTCATTATTATTGATCAGTTTTTACAAGCTTATTTTTTTGGTATTTCTAAAGTTTTAAGTGTATTTGTTGGATTAATTATTACAAATTGCATTGTGATGGGAAGAACAGAAGGAATGGCGAAAAATGTAGGGCCTTTAGCAGCTTTTTTAGACGGGTTAGGTGCTGGAACGGGCTATGCCATTGTCTTATTCATTATTGCTTTTATTAGAGAATTATTTGGATTTGGCCAACTATTTGGTTATCAAGTTATCCCTCAATCATGGTATGCCACAGCAGCAAATCCTGACGGCTATGAAAACTTTGTTCTAATGGTTAGTCCTCCGGCAGCTTTTTTTCTGATCGGTGGTCTCATTTACGTATCTAAAAAAATGCAAGGTAATGCTTAA
- a CDS encoding Na(+)-translocating NADH-quinone reductase subunit C yields the protein MSEPNQKLRMSQNQYTLIFMVILSLVCALILSVLASSLKGPQELSKELDRSKQMLIAARIISPYGYFLIQNEKGEFLPAKFVTGGSLEQIDREIIPTGEQILEIYKNRIQPFLTNSKGEITTFQEAKIDESQYVAQYRKTGYYRQPWKLIYKIFPNKKNSKDIDENSPIEGYVIPVNGMGLWDAIYGYLAIKPDGNTVIGISWYDQKETPGLGANIADAPWQSQFPGKHIFQESADGKTDFQTATLGITVVKGKVSEVLGNSPKALSAVDGMAGATLTGNGVTNAYKNVLAAYRPFLIKSQDKFAKIQSQ from the coding sequence GTGTCAGAGCCTAATCAAAAACTTCGAATGAGCCAAAATCAATATACGCTCATTTTCATGGTTATCTTAAGTTTGGTCTGTGCATTGATCTTGTCAGTACTAGCTAGTTCTTTAAAAGGCCCTCAAGAACTTTCTAAAGAATTAGATCGAAGCAAACAAATGCTTATTGCTGCTCGAATCATTAGCCCTTATGGATATTTTTTAATACAAAACGAGAAAGGTGAATTTCTTCCTGCTAAATTCGTAACAGGAGGAAGTTTAGAACAAATTGATCGCGAAATCATCCCTACTGGAGAACAGATTTTAGAAATTTATAAAAATCGCATTCAACCGTTTTTAACTAATTCTAAAGGGGAAATAACAACTTTCCAAGAAGCTAAAATTGACGAATCTCAATATGTGGCTCAATACCGTAAAACAGGATACTATAGACAACCATGGAAATTGATTTACAAAATTTTCCCCAACAAAAAAAATTCTAAAGATATAGATGAAAACTCTCCGATTGAAGGTTATGTAATTCCGGTGAACGGAATGGGACTTTGGGATGCAATTTATGGCTATTTAGCCATTAAGCCAGACGGAAATACAGTCATTGGAATTTCTTGGTATGATCAAAAAGAAACTCCTGGTTTAGGAGCAAATATTGCGGATGCTCCTTGGCAAAGCCAATTTCCAGGTAAGCACATTTTTCAAGAAAGTGCTGATGGAAAAACAGATTTTCAAACCGCAACACTTGGAATTACTGTTGTTAAAGGAAAAGTCAGCGAAGTCCTGGGAAATTCGCCCAAAGCTTTAAGTGCAGTAGATGGTATGGCTGGAGCCACACTAACCGGTAATGGAGTTACAAACGCATATAAAAATGTCTTAGCAGCTTACAGGCCTTTTTTAATTAAATCTCAAGATAAATTTGCTAAAATTCAATCACAATAA
- a CDS encoding Na(+)-transporting NADH-quinone reductase subunit B codes for MLRRLLDYQLSLTEKGKPLHKLRPLIEATDTFLYEAPLNTKKGPHIRDAVDIKRWMMIVIFSLIPCLLVAIWNTGLQNFIYTSGDFKLMNEYLSGSNSLQGYIDFALKDNRFLTIIKIGLTTLLPIILISYAVGGLCEALFAILRGHEITEGLLVTGILYALILPPTIPYWMVAVGVAAGVILGKEVFGGSGMNIVNPALACRAFLFFTFPGKMSGDVWVGTNPTLVRESLLKMNHDAHTGSLDGYSQATHLARFNVTPEIKRIHVDAIASNDLGNQVHSFPIIEKQFNQWKEVGQHQATLTQLESDQLRQFVTSPLQDGGLGLASGNYEDAYHFASLNYGLGHNSDWHCFLGDKLGCMGETSVFACILGAILLIWTGVGSWRTMVGMTLGAFMTALLFEFGTRLLGAEGGAWNPAAFTFPAYKHLLLGGLAFGIVFMATDPVSSPSRKLAKWIYGAFAGMIAIVIRTINPAYPEGVMLAILMANVFAPLIDYYVVQYERNRSLRRVRA; via the coding sequence ATGCTAAGACGACTGTTAGATTATCAACTTTCTTTGACCGAAAAAGGAAAACCCCTACATAAGTTACGTCCTTTAATTGAAGCGACAGATACCTTTTTATACGAAGCTCCTTTAAATACGAAGAAAGGACCTCATATCCGCGATGCAGTAGATATTAAGCGTTGGATGATGATCGTCATTTTTTCTCTCATTCCTTGTCTCTTAGTGGCAATTTGGAATACAGGTTTGCAAAATTTCATTTATACAAGTGGTGATTTTAAACTGATGAATGAATATTTATCAGGATCTAATTCTTTACAAGGCTACATAGACTTCGCTTTGAAAGATAATCGTTTTTTAACCATTATCAAAATAGGGCTGACAACATTACTTCCCATTATCCTTATTTCATATGCCGTGGGTGGATTATGTGAAGCTTTATTTGCTATTCTAAGAGGTCATGAAATCACAGAAGGACTTCTAGTCACGGGTATTCTATACGCATTAATCCTTCCTCCTACAATCCCTTATTGGATGGTGGCAGTCGGGGTAGCAGCAGGAGTCATTTTAGGAAAAGAAGTCTTTGGTGGTTCGGGTATGAATATCGTAAATCCCGCTCTTGCTTGCCGAGCTTTTTTATTCTTCACCTTTCCTGGAAAAATGTCCGGTGATGTTTGGGTTGGAACAAATCCTACATTGGTACGTGAAAGTTTACTTAAAATGAATCATGATGCTCACACAGGAAGTTTAGATGGCTATAGTCAAGCGACTCATCTTGCTCGATTTAATGTAACTCCAGAGATCAAACGCATTCATGTAGACGCCATTGCTTCCAATGATTTAGGAAATCAAGTCCATTCCTTCCCTATCATTGAAAAACAATTTAATCAATGGAAAGAAGTCGGACAACATCAAGCCACTTTAACACAACTCGAATCTGATCAACTTAGACAATTTGTTACATCCCCTCTTCAGGATGGAGGATTAGGATTAGCATCAGGAAATTATGAAGATGCCTATCATTTTGCCTCCTTAAACTACGGTCTTGGACATAATAGTGACTGGCATTGCTTTTTAGGTGATAAATTAGGTTGCATGGGAGAAACCTCTGTTTTCGCCTGCATTTTAGGAGCTATTCTCCTAATTTGGACAGGAGTAGGTTCTTGGCGTACTATGGTAGGTATGACATTGGGAGCTTTTATGACAGCATTACTCTTTGAATTTGGTACACGTCTATTAGGAGCTGAGGGAGGAGCATGGAATCCAGCTGCTTTTACATTTCCGGCCTATAAACATTTGCTTTTAGGTGGATTAGCTTTTGGGATCGTTTTCATGGCTACAGACCCTGTATCTTCGCCTTCTAGAAAGTTAGCTAAATGGATTTATGGAGCATTTGCTGGAATGATTGCCATTGTCATTCGAACTATTAATCCCGCTTATCCTGAAGGAGTTATGCTAGCGATCTTAATGGCTAACGTATTTGCTCCCTTAATCGATTATTATGTAGTCCAATATGAAAGGAACAGGAGTTTACGACGTGTCAGAGCCTAA
- a CDS encoding ComF family protein → MYWWQEIKKSWIHFVFPATCLYCKESLQPSQAVFCYACASLLELINPQERCPICFDLKNNTFVHKCERCKAFPSLFLRQASAFDYFGPAQTLVKQLKYGNQPHLAKGMAAFLMTQFDRLKWPLPDIVIPVPMSFSHWLKRGYNQSFLLAEEMAKILHIPLFNCLKYTSGNYGQASLNLGQRKQLKQVFKLKKTFQIQDKRVLLIDDVMTTGTTLHKCAEALSEGFPGSLYALTFCRTTVYD, encoded by the coding sequence ATGTATTGGTGGCAGGAGATTAAAAAATCCTGGATCCATTTTGTTTTTCCCGCTACCTGTTTATATTGTAAAGAAAGTTTACAACCTAGCCAAGCTGTTTTTTGTTATGCTTGTGCTTCTCTATTAGAATTGATTAATCCCCAAGAAAGATGCCCCATTTGTTTTGATTTAAAAAATAATACCTTCGTGCATAAATGTGAAAGATGTAAGGCTTTTCCTTCACTTTTTTTACGCCAAGCTTCAGCTTTTGATTATTTTGGTCCAGCTCAAACGCTTGTCAAACAATTAAAATATGGAAATCAACCTCATTTGGCGAAGGGGATGGCAGCATTTTTAATGACTCAATTTGATCGATTAAAGTGGCCATTGCCTGATATCGTAATCCCTGTTCCTATGTCTTTTTCTCATTGGTTAAAAAGAGGATATAATCAAAGTTTTTTATTAGCTGAAGAAATGGCAAAAATTCTTCACATCCCTCTTTTCAATTGTCTTAAATATACTTCGGGTAATTACGGACAAGCCTCTTTGAATTTAGGACAAAGAAAACAGCTTAAACAAGTATTCAAGTTGAAAAAAACGTTTCAGATTCAGGATAAGAGGGTGTTACTCATCGATGATGTCATGACAACAGGAACAACTCTTCATAAATGTGCGGAGGCTTTAAGTGAAGGTTTTCCTGGTTCTCTTTATGCTTTAACTTTTTGTCGTACAACTGTTTATGATTAA
- the corA gene encoding magnesium/cobalt transporter CorA translates to MYRLLKNRTKKTGLSPGSLIPIGEKPPHEIKLSIIEYSESEFIEKENVSIEECLDHLTTPNMTWIQVFGVYDPASIASIGKRFDLHALIQEDILNTSQRPKLDIYQDQVFIVARFLKYNQRDHQIQDEQVSLIFGQNLLISFLEQDKDVFTSVKERLRQGNIRIRKQKADYLAYALLDTIVDHYFIVLEKIDTNLDHLEEELVRSPKPGTLQSIQRAKQEIAVLKRSIWPMREVVNRFQRIEPPLVNAHTQIFLKDVYDHIIQNNDIIEGFRDVVSGMLDIYLSNINIRSNEIMKVLTIVSTIFVPLTFISSIYGMNFDSMPELHYPFGYPLIMLFMLTLSLLMLHYFRQKKWI, encoded by the coding sequence ATGTATCGACTATTAAAAAATAGAACTAAAAAAACTGGCCTCTCCCCCGGATCTTTAATTCCCATAGGAGAAAAACCGCCCCACGAAATTAAACTTTCCATCATTGAATATTCTGAATCAGAGTTTATTGAAAAAGAAAACGTATCTATAGAGGAATGTTTAGATCATCTTACAACTCCTAATATGACTTGGATTCAAGTGTTTGGCGTTTATGATCCTGCCAGCATTGCGTCGATTGGCAAACGTTTTGATTTACACGCACTTATCCAAGAAGATATTCTTAATACTTCTCAACGCCCAAAACTTGATATCTACCAAGACCAAGTTTTCATTGTTGCAAGATTTTTAAAATATAATCAACGAGATCATCAAATCCAAGACGAGCAAGTCAGTCTTATTTTTGGACAAAATTTACTCATTTCTTTTTTAGAACAAGATAAAGATGTTTTTACTTCTGTTAAAGAAAGACTTCGACAAGGTAACATTCGCATACGCAAACAAAAGGCAGATTATTTGGCTTATGCTTTGTTAGATACTATTGTGGACCATTATTTCATCGTTTTAGAAAAAATTGATACCAATTTAGATCATTTAGAAGAAGAACTTGTCCGTTCTCCAAAACCTGGTACTTTACAAAGCATTCAGCGAGCTAAACAAGAAATAGCTGTTTTGAAAAGATCTATTTGGCCTATGCGGGAGGTAGTTAATCGTTTTCAACGTATTGAACCTCCGTTAGTCAATGCGCATACACAAATTTTCTTAAAAGATGTCTATGATCATATTATTCAAAACAATGATATCATTGAAGGGTTTCGTGATGTAGTCTCAGGAATGTTAGATATTTATTTGTCTAACATCAATATTCGCTCAAATGAGATCATGAAAGTTTTGACAATTGTTTCCACAATTTTTGTTCCTTTAACGTTTATTTCAAGCATCTATGGAATGAATTTTGATAGCATGCCAGAATTACATTATCCATTTGGATATCCGTTGATTATGTTGTTCATGCTAACTTTGAGCTTATTGATGTTGCATTACTTCCGACAAAAAAAATGGATTTAA
- the dnaA gene encoding chromosomal replication initiator protein DnaA yields MLTSETQNVWTQFLQFVKTRCSPAAFGNWLAPIRVIDCSTEEVTLEIPNIFVQEYLLSNYKKDLCAFLPVDMSGEPAIRFIIAPPQKKIIPPNHFSISSSQKEEQSPNSDVKLNNNYRFENFIEGPTNQFVKSAAMGVALRPGQSYNPLFIHGGVGLGKTHILHSIGHYIKENHKKLRVQCITTEAFINDLVDSLRNKSVDRMKKFYRSEIDVLLVDDIQFLQNRLNFEEELSYTFEALKNKGAQIVITSDKPPSLLKLSERTIGKMEGGLVAHMGIPELETRVAILQYKAEQKGLHIPHKVAFFIAEHIHNNVRQLEGAINRLSAHCRLLDLNITEELVSRTLREMLQQAPREKISVEQILKSVAAVFQVRVSDLRGSTRTKDIALPRQVAMYLAKEMINESLIMLGASFGKTHSTILHACKNIEKKVASDETLRRQIGMVRRNIES; encoded by the coding sequence ATGCTAACTAGCGAAACACAAAATGTCTGGACACAGTTTTTACAATTTGTAAAAACACGCTGTTCACCAGCCGCTTTTGGAAACTGGTTAGCTCCTATTCGAGTGATTGATTGTTCGACGGAAGAAGTCACTCTAGAAATTCCAAATATTTTTGTACAAGAATATTTGCTCTCGAATTATAAAAAAGATTTATGTGCGTTTTTGCCAGTCGATATGTCAGGTGAACCTGCCATTCGATTTATTATTGCTCCACCGCAAAAAAAAATCATTCCACCCAACCATTTTTCTATTTCTTCTTCTCAAAAAGAAGAGCAGTCGCCCAATTCTGATGTTAAACTCAATAATAATTACCGTTTTGAAAATTTTATTGAAGGTCCAACTAATCAATTTGTCAAATCTGCTGCAATGGGAGTTGCTTTACGTCCAGGCCAATCATATAATCCTCTTTTTATTCACGGAGGAGTGGGATTAGGTAAAACACATATTTTACATAGTATTGGACATTATATTAAAGAAAATCACAAGAAGTTGCGCGTACAATGCATTACGACAGAAGCTTTTATCAATGATTTAGTAGATAGCTTAAGAAATAAATCTGTCGATCGAATGAAAAAATTCTATCGATCAGAAATTGATGTATTGCTTGTGGACGATATTCAATTTTTACAAAACCGATTAAATTTTGAAGAAGAGTTATCCTATACTTTTGAAGCTTTAAAAAATAAAGGAGCTCAAATTGTTATCACAAGTGATAAACCTCCTTCTCTTTTAAAGCTTTCGGAACGAACAATTGGAAAAATGGAAGGGGGTCTTGTAGCTCATATGGGAATTCCCGAACTCGAAACTCGGGTAGCCATTTTACAGTATAAGGCTGAGCAAAAAGGTCTACATATTCCTCATAAAGTAGCTTTTTTTATTGCTGAACATATTCATAATAACGTTCGGCAATTAGAAGGAGCAATTAACCGATTAAGCGCACATTGTCGTCTTCTCGACTTAAATATTACAGAAGAACTTGTTTCGCGAACTCTACGTGAAATGTTGCAACAAGCTCCCAGAGAAAAAATCTCTGTTGAACAAATTCTTAAAAGTGTCGCTGCTGTATTTCAAGTTCGCGTCAGTGATTTAAGAGGATCAACTCGGACAAAAGATATCGCTCTTCCTCGTCAAGTCGCTATGTATTTAGCTAAAGAAATGATCAACGAATCTTTAATCATGTTAGGAGCGTCTTTTGGCAAAACTCACTCAACAATTCTGCATGCTTGCAAAAACATTGAGAAAAAAGTCGCTAGTGATGAAACCTTACGACGCCAAATTGGCATGGTACGTCGAAATATTGAATCTTAA
- a CDS encoding DegT/DnrJ/EryC1/StrS family aminotransferase, with amino-acid sequence MTKFSFIPYAKQTIEQEDIESVMNALKEDAITRGPPVKAFEEAIANDCNVRYAVAFTNGTAALMAAYFAAELQPYDYVISSPNTFIATVGIPLQQKLQIHFTDIDRETGNLDLSQIKKMSSIQLSRGRFIVVPVHFSGLAVDMQALDYLICQPNAVVIEDAAHAIGSFYPSGEKVGSCVYSNMTIFSFHPTKTITTGEGGMVTTNDPGLYHRLLLFRDNGIERENPYLLNAQMPGYYEVHAITGNFNVTSLQGALGLSQLKRLKAFVEKRRLLIQHYRQALKDFLHLKLFTNSQDDITAFHLFVIQIDFEAYQTTRESVMEKLKQQGIGTQVHYIPLYRHPIFKNRNQDWQNLFPNMEAYYKQTLTLPLYPELTTKDVDRICEILKSILK; translated from the coding sequence ATGACGAAATTTTCATTTATTCCTTATGCAAAACAGACTATCGAGCAAGAAGATATTGAGAGTGTAATGAATGCCTTGAAAGAAGATGCAATTACTCGAGGCCCTCCTGTTAAAGCTTTTGAAGAAGCGATAGCAAATGATTGTAATGTGCGTTATGCAGTTGCCTTCACTAATGGAACAGCCGCGCTTATGGCTGCTTATTTTGCAGCCGAATTACAACCTTATGATTATGTGATTTCTTCGCCCAATACCTTTATTGCAACTGTTGGAATTCCTTTACAGCAAAAATTACAAATTCATTTTACCGACATTGACAGAGAAACAGGAAATTTAGATCTCTCTCAAATCAAAAAAATGTCTAGCATCCAACTTAGTCGTGGACGTTTTATTGTTGTTCCCGTCCATTTTTCAGGCCTTGCAGTCGATATGCAGGCTTTGGATTATTTGATTTGCCAACCTAATGCCGTTGTGATTGAAGATGCTGCTCATGCCATTGGGTCTTTTTATCCCAGTGGAGAAAAAGTGGGAAGTTGTGTTTACAGTAATATGACTATTTTTAGTTTTCATCCAACTAAAACAATCACAACAGGGGAAGGGGGAATGGTGACAACTAATGACCCTGGCCTTTATCATCGTTTACTTTTATTTCGAGATAATGGAATTGAGCGAGAGAACCCTTACCTTTTAAATGCGCAAATGCCCGGCTATTATGAAGTTCATGCGATTACAGGGAATTTTAATGTAACAAGCTTGCAAGGGGCTTTGGGTCTTAGCCAATTAAAAAGGTTGAAAGCTTTTGTGGAAAAACGTCGCCTTCTCATTCAGCATTACCGCCAAGCTCTAAAAGACTTCCTTCATTTAAAGCTATTCACAAATTCTCAAGATGACATAACGGCGTTTCATTTATTTGTCATTCAAATCGATTTTGAAGCCTATCAGACAACACGTGAAAGTGTAATGGAAAAGTTGAAACAGCAGGGAATTGGAACGCAGGTTCATTATATTCCTTTATATAGACATCCTATTTTTAAAAATCGCAATCAAGATTGGCAAAACCTTTTTCCAAATATGGAAGCTTATTATAAACAAACTTTAACATTACCTCTTTATCCAGAGCTAACCACGAAGGATGTAGATCGAATCTGCGAGATACTCAAATCAATTTTAAAATAA
- a CDS encoding CDC27 family protein: MGKINWLNKLGWTEEHIEDLRYTGYSYVRQGKYNIALAFFEALNVLDPESAYDAQTLGAIFLELNEPAKALKSLDRALKLETDHGPTLLNLAKAFFMLGKIEEALKLSHILKNEPDPSISNVAKALILAYS; the protein is encoded by the coding sequence ATGGGCAAAATTAATTGGCTAAATAAACTTGGCTGGACTGAAGAACACATTGAAGATTTACGTTATACGGGTTACTCTTATGTGAGACAGGGCAAGTACAATATTGCCTTAGCTTTTTTTGAAGCATTAAATGTCTTGGATCCCGAAAGTGCTTATGATGCACAAACACTTGGTGCCATTTTTTTAGAACTGAATGAACCTGCCAAGGCTCTTAAATCTCTAGATAGAGCCCTCAAATTAGAAACTGATCACGGCCCTACTCTCCTCAATTTAGCTAAAGCTTTTTTTATGCTAGGAAAAATAGAAGAAGCTTTAAAGCTCTCTCATATTTTAAAAAATGAACCTGATCCCTCTATCTCTAATGTTGCTAAAGCTCTTATTTTAGCCTATAGCTAA
- a CDS encoding DUF5399 domain-containing protein → MTTIDQLDIGIYVQYARRTQLIEQINQQYHLDEASSIPPQILLVDIYPKLSEMDLLLGIVPIQTPWAYFFPPPRFRFQRRSPFGFFRVAPSLGSFEKEDEDERKLEEVECETEEDLKEKKAIKSCFDQIDKINNWLSFIVGRVGQFLQG, encoded by the coding sequence ATGACAACTATCGACCAATTAGATATTGGAATTTATGTCCAATATGCTAGACGCACGCAGTTGATTGAGCAAATTAATCAGCAATATCATTTAGATGAAGCATCATCTATTCCCCCACAAATTTTACTCGTCGATATTTATCCTAAACTATCTGAAATGGATTTGTTATTAGGAATTGTACCTATTCAAACTCCTTGGGCTTACTTTTTTCCCCCACCTCGCTTTCGCTTTCAACGTCGCTCTCCTTTTGGTTTTTTTCGAGTAGCGCCTAGCCTAGGTTCTTTTGAAAAAGAAGATGAGGACGAACGCAAGCTAGAAGAAGTCGAATGCGAAACCGAAGAAGATTTAAAAGAAAAAAAAGCGATTAAGAGTTGCTTTGATCAAATTGATAAGATTAATAATTGGTTAAGTTTTATTGTTGGTCGAGTTGGACAGTTCTTACAAGGATAA
- the rsmH gene encoding 16S rRNA (cytosine(1402)-N(4))-methyltransferase RsmH, which produces MPIPFYPHRSVLLEEVIEAFQPVQLKVFIDGTLGAGGHAEAILEHHPEIELYLGIDQDPNALNIANKRLEKWKQKILLKQGNFSQFDIFLKEIGFSSMDGLLVDLGVSSMQLDQPERGFSFSKDGPLDMRMNPEGKLTAADIVNTWSEHDLGKIFRDYGEEKKWRLAARTIVQARQVKQILTTTDLANLLKPAFAWNPKKGINPLTLIFQALRICVNRELDVLEQLVSKTFDYLKPGGRVAVISFHSLEDRIVKNELRLAASDKWETTGLGSGLFRDKKPVAKLVNRKPICPHEKEIKENPRSRSAKFRIAEKLEG; this is translated from the coding sequence ATGCCTATTCCTTTTTATCCCCACCGATCCGTTTTATTAGAAGAGGTGATTGAAGCATTCCAACCTGTTCAATTGAAAGTATTTATAGATGGAACGTTAGGAGCTGGTGGACATGCAGAAGCAATCCTTGAACATCATCCAGAAATTGAGCTCTATCTAGGGATTGATCAAGATCCCAATGCTTTAAATATTGCAAATAAAAGACTTGAGAAATGGAAACAGAAAATTCTCTTAAAACAAGGAAATTTTTCTCAGTTTGATATTTTTTTAAAAGAAATTGGTTTTTCTTCCATGGATGGGCTTTTGGTTGATTTAGGTGTTTCTTCAATGCAGCTTGATCAGCCAGAAAGGGGGTTTAGTTTTTCTAAAGATGGCCCTTTAGATATGCGTATGAATCCTGAAGGTAAGCTAACTGCCGCTGATATTGTCAATACCTGGTCAGAACATGATTTAGGAAAAATTTTTCGTGATTACGGAGAAGAAAAAAAATGGCGTTTAGCAGCTCGTACAATCGTGCAGGCAAGGCAGGTAAAACAGATTTTGACGACAACAGATTTAGCTAATCTTCTCAAACCTGCTTTTGCTTGGAATCCCAAAAAAGGGATTAATCCGCTTACTCTCATTTTTCAAGCTTTGCGTATTTGTGTGAATAGAGAATTAGATGTATTAGAGCAGTTAGTTTCGAAAACATTTGACTATTTAAAACCTGGTGGACGAGTCGCTGTGATTAGCTTTCATAGTTTAGAAGATCGTATTGTCAAAAATGAATTGCGATTGGCGGCCAGTGATAAATGGGAAACGACAGGTTTAGGAAGTGGTTTATTTCGTGATAAAAAACCTGTAGCGAAACTTGTGAATCGAAAACCAATTTGCCCCCATGAAAAAGAAATTAAAGAAAATCCGCGTAGTCGGAGTGCTAAATTTCGAATTGCTGAAAAATTGGAAGGGTAG